The Rhinatrema bivittatum chromosome 4, aRhiBiv1.1, whole genome shotgun sequence genome window below encodes:
- the LOC115089521 gene encoding uncharacterized protein LOC115089521, which yields MMSLAHTCPLIPLLLLFLGFPSPNGSENLKINQSPNEIFVGEGGSVRISCSFTVAGDPVGVYLKRRCSKKIAYFQSNGNTFMERNHTELSGNVRNFTITLHQLQRNETDWYLCEGAIRNPSISQMWGTGTLVIVLADAVCDDPLSAKSATEMTHSSTWQLYLLIAFGIIILVLMFGLVILAARQMDLKECFKPKKKSSQNLVYEDMSYSLRRNTMSKPTYYLAS from the exons ATGATGTCATTAGCACACACCTGCCCATTGATCCCGCTGCTTCTTCTATTCCTGGGTTTCCCATCCCCAAATG GGTCAGAAAACCTGAAGATTAATCAGTCGCCGAATGAGATTTTCGTTGGAGAAGGAGGTTCGGTTCGGATAAGCTGCTCATTCACTGTTGCAGGGGATCCGGTGGGGGtgtatttgaaaagaagatgcAGCAAAAAGATTGCCTACTTTCAAAGCAATGGAAACACCTTCATGGAGAGAAATCACACTGAGCTCTCTGGGAACGTGCGCAACTTCACAATAACGCTGCACCAGCTGCAAAGAAACGAAACTGATTGGTACCTGTGTGAGGGCGCCATCCGCAATCCCTCAATTTCACAAATGTGGGGGACTGGCACACTGGTGATCGTACTAGCAG ATGCAGTCTGTGATGACCCACTTTcagcaaaatctgcaacagagatGACTCATTCTTCGACATGGCAGCTTTATCTGCTCATTGCCTTTGGCATTATAATTCTTGTCTTGATGTTTGGCCTGGTAATCCTTGCAGCGCGTCAGATGGAT CTCAAGGAATGCTTCAAGCCAAAGAAGAAATCAAGCCAGAACTTAGTGTATGAAGATATGTCTTACAGCCTGAGACGTAATACCATGAGCAAACCCACTTATTATCTCGCCAGCTAA